In one window of Streptomyces sp. NBC_01224 DNA:
- the arc gene encoding proteasome ATPase, with product MAAHDDDINRGIRPGRGSEDPAGQVAYLEQEIAVLRRKLADSPRHTRILEERIVELQTNLAGVSAQNERLANTLREARDQIVALKEEVDRLAQPPAGFGVFLQSNEDGTCDIFTGGRKLRVNVSPSVELDDLRRGQEVMLNEALNVVDAMEFERAGDIVTLKEILEDGERALVIGHTDEERVVRLAEPLLDITIRPGDALLLEPRSGYVYEVVPKSEVEELVLEEVPDIDYDKIGGLGDQIELIRDAVELPYLHPDLFKEHELRPPKGILLYGPPGCGKTLIAKAVANSLAKKVAEVTGQPAGKSYFLNIKGPELLNKYVGETERHIRLVFQRAREKASEGTPVIVFFDEMESLFRTRGSGVSSDVENTIVPQLLAEIDGVEGLENVIVIGASNREDMIDPAILRPGRLDVKIKIERPDAEAAKDIFAKYLTPSLPLHADDLAEHTGSKEAAAHAMIQSVVERMYTESEENRFLEVTYANGDKEVLYFKDFNSGAMIQNIVDRAKKMAIKAFLDQGQKGLRVSHLLQACVDEFKENEDLPNTTNPDDWARISGKKGERIVFIRTLVTGKQGADTGRSIDTVANTGQYL from the coding sequence GTGGCAGCCCACGACGACGACATCAACCGCGGCATCCGGCCCGGGCGGGGGTCCGAAGACCCAGCCGGCCAGGTCGCCTATCTCGAGCAGGAAATCGCCGTCCTGCGACGTAAGCTCGCCGACTCTCCGCGCCATACGAGGATTCTCGAAGAGCGGATCGTCGAGTTGCAGACGAACCTGGCAGGCGTGTCCGCGCAGAATGAGCGGCTCGCCAACACACTCCGCGAGGCCCGCGACCAGATCGTGGCCCTCAAGGAAGAAGTCGACCGGCTCGCACAGCCGCCGGCCGGTTTCGGTGTGTTCTTGCAGAGCAATGAGGACGGCACGTGCGACATCTTCACCGGGGGCCGAAAGCTTCGGGTGAATGTCAGCCCCAGCGTTGAGCTCGACGACCTCCGGCGCGGCCAGGAAGTCATGCTCAATGAAGCGCTCAACGTGGTCGACGCCATGGAATTCGAGCGGGCCGGGGACATCGTCACACTCAAGGAAATCCTCGAGGACGGCGAACGGGCCCTGGTCATCGGGCACACCGACGAGGAACGGGTGGTACGGCTCGCCGAGCCGCTGCTGGACATCACCATCCGCCCCGGCGACGCCCTGCTGCTCGAACCCAGGTCCGGCTACGTCTACGAAGTGGTGCCCAAGAGCGAGGTCGAAGAGCTCGTCCTCGAAGAAGTACCGGACATCGACTACGACAAGATCGGCGGCCTGGGCGACCAGATCGAGCTGATCCGGGACGCGGTCGAGCTCCCCTACCTCCACCCCGACCTCTTCAAGGAACACGAACTGCGGCCGCCGAAGGGCATCCTGCTCTACGGCCCGCCCGGCTGCGGCAAGACACTCATCGCCAAGGCAGTGGCCAACTCCCTTGCCAAGAAGGTCGCCGAAGTCACCGGCCAGCCCGCGGGCAAGAGCTACTTCCTCAACATCAAGGGCCCGGAACTCCTCAACAAGTACGTCGGCGAGACCGAGCGGCACATCCGCCTGGTCTTCCAGCGCGCCCGTGAGAAGGCGAGCGAGGGCACCCCCGTCATCGTCTTCTTCGACGAGATGGAGTCCCTTTTCCGCACCCGGGGATCCGGCGTCAGCTCGGACGTGGAGAACACCATCGTCCCCCAGCTGCTCGCCGAGATCGACGGCGTCGAGGGCCTGGAGAACGTCATCGTCATCGGCGCCTCCAACCGCGAGGACATGATCGACCCCGCGATCCTGCGACCCGGCCGCCTCGATGTGAAGATCAAGATCGAGCGCCCCGACGCAGAGGCTGCGAAGGACATCTTCGCGAAGTACCTCACGCCTTCGCTGCCCCTGCACGCGGACGACCTCGCGGAGCACACCGGCTCCAAGGAAGCCGCTGCGCACGCCATGATCCAGTCGGTCGTCGAGCGGATGTACACCGAGTCCGAGGAGAACCGCTTCCTCGAGGTCACGTACGCCAACGGCGACAAGGAAGTCCTCTACTTCAAGGACTTCAATTCCGGCGCGATGATCCAGAACATCGTCGACCGGGCCAAGAAGATGGCCATCAAGGCCTTCCTCGATCAGGGCCAGAAGGGCCTTCGTGTCTCCCATCTCCTCCAGGCGTGCGTGGACGAGTTCAAGGAGAACGAGGACCTCCCGAACACCACGAACCCGGACGACTGGGCCAGGATCTCCGGCAAGAAGGGCGAGCGGATCGTCTTCATCCGTACGCTGGTCACCGGAAAGCAGGGCGCAGACACCGGTCGCTCCATCGACACGGTGGCGAATACCGGGCAGTACCTGTAG
- the dop gene encoding depupylase/deamidase Dop gives MTVRRVMGIETEYGISVPGHPNANAMLTSSQIVNAYAAAMHRARRARWDFEEENPLRDARGFDLARETADSSQLTDEDIGLANVILTNGARLYVDHAHPEYSSPEVTNPRDAVLWDKAGERIMAEAAERAAQLPGAQPIHLYKNNTDNKGASYGTHENYLMKRETPFSDIVRHLTPFFVSRQVVTGAGRVGIGQDGHEHGFQISQRADYFEVEVGLETTLKRPIINTRDEPHSDAERYRRLHVIIGDANLSEISTYLKLGTTALVLSMIEDGFINVDLAVDQPVRTLHHVSHDPALKHLITLRSGRTLTAVQLQMEYFELGRKYVEERYGVDADEQTKDVLIRWEDTLNRLENDPMSLSGELDWIAKRELMEGYRRRDSLDWDAARLHLVDLQYADVRADKGLYNRLAARGKMKRLLDEDAVEKARTKPPEDTRAYFRGRCLEQYADDVAAASWDSVIFDLPGHDSLQRVPTLEPLRGTRNHVKELLDRCRTAEELVQVLSGG, from the coding sequence ATGACCGTACGGCGAGTAATGGGCATCGAGACGGAGTACGGGATCTCCGTCCCCGGCCACCCCAACGCCAATGCCATGCTCACCTCATCCCAGATCGTCAACGCCTACGCAGCGGCGATGCACCGGGCGCGCCGCGCCCGCTGGGACTTCGAGGAGGAGAACCCGCTGCGGGACGCGCGAGGTTTCGACCTCGCCCGCGAGACCGCGGACTCCAGCCAGCTCACCGACGAGGACATCGGCCTGGCCAATGTCATCCTCACCAACGGGGCCCGCCTCTACGTCGACCATGCGCACCCCGAATACAGCTCCCCGGAAGTCACCAATCCGCGGGACGCGGTCCTCTGGGACAAGGCCGGCGAACGCATCATGGCCGAAGCGGCCGAACGCGCGGCCCAGCTTCCCGGCGCCCAGCCGATCCACCTCTACAAGAACAACACCGACAACAAGGGCGCCTCGTACGGCACGCACGAGAACTACCTGATGAAGCGGGAAACCCCGTTCTCCGACATCGTGCGCCATCTGACCCCGTTCTTCGTCTCGCGCCAGGTGGTCACCGGAGCGGGGCGCGTGGGAATCGGCCAGGACGGCCACGAGCACGGCTTCCAGATCAGTCAGCGCGCCGACTATTTCGAGGTCGAGGTCGGGCTGGAGACCACCCTCAAGCGCCCCATCATCAACACCCGCGACGAACCCCACTCCGATGCCGAGAGGTACCGCCGGCTCCATGTGATCATCGGCGACGCGAACCTCTCGGAGATCTCCACCTATCTCAAGCTCGGTACCACCGCCCTGGTCCTCTCCATGATCGAGGACGGCTTCATCAACGTCGATCTCGCGGTAGACCAGCCGGTGCGCACCCTGCACCACGTCTCCCACGACCCGGCACTGAAGCATCTGATCACGCTGCGTAGCGGCCGTACGCTCACCGCGGTGCAGCTCCAGATGGAGTACTTCGAGCTGGGCCGCAAGTACGTCGAGGAACGGTACGGGGTGGACGCCGATGAGCAGACCAAGGACGTCCTGATCCGCTGGGAGGACACCCTCAACCGGCTGGAGAACGATCCGATGAGCCTGTCCGGCGAGCTCGACTGGATCGCAAAGCGGGAGCTCATGGAGGGCTACCGCCGCCGGGACAGCCTGGACTGGGACGCGGCGCGCCTGCACCTGGTGGATCTCCAGTACGCCGATGTGAGGGCCGACAAGGGCCTCTACAACCGTCTGGCGGCCCGCGGGAAGATGAAGCGCCTGCTGGACGAGGACGCGGTCGAGAAGGCCCGTACGAAGCCTCCGGAGGACACCAGGGCCTATTTCCGCGGCCGCTGCCTGGAACAGTACGCGGACGACGTGGCCGCGGCCTCCTGGGACTCGGTCATCTTCGACCTGCCAGGTCATGACTCACTGCAACGGGTACCCACCCTGGAACCGCTCCGCGGCACCCGTAATCACGTCAAGGAGCTCCTGGACCGCTGCCGCACGGCGGAAGAGCTGGTCCAGGTGCTGTCGGGCGGCTGA
- a CDS encoding ubiquitin-like protein Pup, whose product MATKDTGGGQQKATRSTEEVEEQAQDAQASEDLKERQEKLSDDVDSVLDEIDDVLEENAEDFVRSFVQKGGQ is encoded by the coding sequence ATGGCGACCAAGGACACCGGCGGCGGACAGCAGAAGGCGACGCGCTCCACCGAGGAGGTCGAGGAGCAGGCGCAGGACGCGCAGGCGTCCGAGGACCTCAAGGAGCGCCAGGAGAAGCTGAGCGACGATGTCGACTCGGTTCTGGACGAGATCGATGACGTACTCGAGGAGAACGCAGAGGACTTCGTGCGTTCCTTCGTTCAAAAGGGTGGACAGTAG
- the prcB gene encoding proteasome subunit beta, which yields MEANTRSTGRLPAAFLTPGSSSFMDFLSDHSPEMLPGNRNLPPLQGAIEAPHGTTIVAATFPGGVVLAGDRRATMGNMIAQRDIEKVFPADEYSAVGIAGTAGLAVEMVKLFQLELEHFEKVEGAQLSLEGKANRLSTMIRSNLAMAMQGLAVVPLFAGFDVDRGKGRIFSYDVTGGRSEEHGYAATGSGSIFARGSMKKLYREDLTEQQALTLVVQALYDAADDDSATGGPDVARRIYPIVTVITDEGFRKLAEAESSEIARSILERRLEQPDGPRAALL from the coding sequence GTGGAAGCCAACACTCGTAGCACCGGGCGTCTACCAGCTGCCTTCCTGACGCCGGGATCCTCTTCGTTCATGGATTTCCTGTCCGACCATTCTCCCGAGATGCTCCCGGGGAACCGGAACCTGCCGCCCCTGCAGGGGGCCATCGAGGCGCCGCACGGGACGACCATCGTCGCGGCGACGTTTCCCGGCGGTGTGGTCCTGGCCGGCGACCGGCGGGCGACCATGGGCAACATGATCGCGCAGCGCGACATCGAGAAGGTCTTCCCGGCCGACGAGTATTCGGCGGTGGGCATCGCAGGCACGGCCGGACTGGCCGTGGAGATGGTCAAGCTCTTCCAGTTGGAGCTTGAGCACTTCGAGAAGGTCGAGGGCGCCCAGCTCTCCCTGGAGGGCAAGGCGAACCGGCTCTCCACGATGATCCGCAGCAATCTGGCGATGGCCATGCAGGGCCTTGCCGTCGTGCCGCTCTTCGCCGGCTTCGATGTCGACCGCGGGAAGGGCCGGATCTTCTCGTACGACGTCACCGGCGGCCGCTCCGAGGAACACGGATACGCTGCCACCGGCTCGGGGTCGATCTTCGCCCGTGGCTCGATGAAGAAGCTCTACCGCGAGGATCTGACGGAGCAGCAGGCCCTCACCCTGGTCGTGCAGGCGCTGTACGACGCCGCGGACGACGACTCGGCGACCGGCGGTCCCGATGTGGCCCGGCGGATCTACCCGATCGTCACCGTCATCACCGACGAGGGCTTCCGGAAGCTGGCCGAGGCGGAATCCTCCGAGATCGCCCGCTCGATTCTGGAACGCCGGTTGGAACAGCCCGACGGCCCGCGCGCCGCGCTGCTCTGA
- the prcA gene encoding proteasome subunit alpha, which produces MSTPFYVSPQQAMADRAEYARKGIARGRSLVVLQYADGIVFVGENPSRALHKFSEIYDRIGFAAAGKYNEYENLRIGGVRYADLRGYTYDRDDVTARGLANVYAQTLGTIFSSAAEKPYEVELVVAEVGAEPEGDQIYRLPHDGSIVDEHGSVAVGGNAEQISTFLDQRHRDGMTLAEALKLAVQALSRDPNGSEREIPAERLEVAVLDRTRPQQRKFKRIVGRQLARLLEADGGSAPTDAPSDIEDGEGTESSGTESPASTTDVTKSTDSGGDVESEE; this is translated from the coding sequence GTGTCGACGCCGTTCTATGTCTCACCTCAGCAGGCCATGGCCGACCGGGCGGAATACGCCCGGAAGGGCATCGCCCGTGGTCGCAGCCTTGTTGTGCTGCAGTACGCCGACGGCATTGTGTTCGTCGGTGAGAACCCGTCCCGTGCGCTGCACAAGTTCAGCGAGATCTATGACCGGATCGGTTTCGCCGCCGCCGGCAAGTACAACGAGTACGAGAATCTCCGCATCGGCGGTGTGCGCTACGCCGATCTGCGTGGATACACCTACGACCGTGACGATGTGACAGCCCGTGGGCTGGCCAATGTCTACGCGCAGACGCTGGGCACCATCTTCTCCAGCGCGGCCGAGAAGCCGTACGAGGTGGAGCTGGTGGTCGCCGAGGTCGGCGCCGAGCCGGAGGGTGACCAGATCTACCGGCTGCCGCACGACGGCTCGATCGTCGACGAGCACGGATCGGTCGCGGTCGGCGGGAACGCCGAGCAGATCAGCACCTTCCTGGACCAGCGGCACCGTGACGGCATGACGCTCGCCGAGGCGCTCAAGCTGGCGGTGCAGGCGCTGTCCCGCGATCCCAACGGCAGCGAGCGGGAGATCCCCGCGGAGCGGCTTGAAGTCGCGGTCCTGGACCGTACGAGGCCGCAGCAGCGGAAGTTCAAGCGGATCGTCGGCCGGCAGCTGGCGCGGCTGCTGGAGGCGGACGGCGGCTCCGCACCGACGGATGCCCCCTCCGACATCGAGGACGGCGAGGGGACTGAGTCCTCCGGGACGGAGTCCCCTGCGAGCACGACGGATGTCACCAAGTCCACCGATTCCGGTGGGGACGTGGAGTCCGAGGAGTAG
- a CDS encoding LacI family DNA-binding transcriptional regulator, whose product MTSAPQSRPTPARPTSRDVARAAGVSQATVSLVLGDKWRGRVSEATAERVRHAAHELGYQPNLAARNLRLGRTRTALLVVPALTSEFFARVYTGAAAVAAEHGFGVVLYPSPEGTGPARDPFASARASLDGVIASSMAAGALDVLRGAGLPLVMLDSDPADTGVAARVNLDIADGMRQVAEHLLSLGHRRFVHLASAVDTWTFAVRARALHDALGAVPGTSVRTVTAALDVQAGREGAEHALGASGPRPTAIVCDDDILAAGACKAARRLGLRVPDDLSVTGFDDLALATAVEPELTTVQLPAEQVGERGMAALLAVLDGRPAESGSLPVRLVARGSSAPPPTDGRRS is encoded by the coding sequence GTGACCAGCGCACCACAGTCACGGCCCACCCCGGCGCGGCCCACCAGCCGCGATGTCGCGCGGGCCGCGGGCGTCTCGCAGGCCACCGTCTCCCTCGTGCTGGGCGACAAATGGCGAGGCAGGGTCTCCGAGGCCACCGCCGAGCGTGTACGGCACGCCGCGCACGAACTCGGCTACCAGCCCAATCTCGCCGCCCGCAACCTCCGCCTGGGCCGCACCAGGACCGCGCTGCTGGTCGTCCCCGCGCTCACCAGCGAATTCTTCGCGCGCGTCTACACCGGCGCCGCCGCGGTCGCCGCCGAACACGGCTTCGGGGTCGTCCTCTACCCGTCCCCCGAAGGCACGGGGCCGGCCAGGGATCCCTTCGCCTCGGCGCGCGCCTCCCTCGACGGGGTGATCGCCTCCTCCATGGCCGCCGGCGCACTCGACGTGCTGCGCGGCGCCGGCTTGCCGCTGGTCATGCTCGACAGCGACCCGGCGGACACCGGCGTCGCGGCACGGGTCAACCTCGACATCGCCGATGGCATGCGGCAGGTCGCGGAGCATCTGCTCTCGCTCGGCCACCGCCGCTTCGTCCACCTCGCGTCGGCGGTCGACACCTGGACGTTCGCGGTCCGTGCCCGGGCGCTCCACGACGCCCTCGGGGCGGTGCCCGGCACCTCCGTACGGACCGTCACTGCGGCGCTCGACGTACAGGCAGGCCGTGAAGGAGCGGAGCACGCACTCGGCGCCTCCGGCCCCCGGCCCACCGCCATCGTCTGCGACGACGACATCCTCGCCGCGGGTGCCTGCAAGGCTGCCCGCAGGCTGGGGCTCCGCGTCCCCGACGACCTCTCCGTCACCGGTTTCGACGATCTGGCCCTGGCCACGGCCGTCGAACCGGAGCTCACCACCGTGCAGCTGCCCGCCGAGCAGGTCGGTGAACGCGGCATGGCCGCCCTGCTGGCGGTCCTGGACGGCCGCCCGGCCGAGTCCGGCAGCCTGCCCGTGCGCCTGGTCGCACGGGGCTCCTCGGCGCCCCCGCCCACGGACGGTCGGCGCTCATGA
- a CDS encoding MFS transporter — MAAGFLDILRARHAARLLAGTLVGRLPSGTAHIAIVLFTRAEGGSYTLAGALAAVYGLSTAVGQPLLGRAVDLYGQPRVQLPASVVSALGMALLALVGLGSLPLAYGAVMVAGVFTPPLEGGLRALWPSVLGGEDRVHRAYAMDAVAQEVMFTVGPLLVTLLVSLWSPAAALLVINAIGVLGALSVVLSEPSRAWRSAPREAHWLGALRSPGLLALLGSFFFVGLALGSITVAGVAYADDHGRESVYGWLMAALGLGALVGGAVYGARQWAGAPERRLRVIVALLALGYLPLMLTPGVVAMTALAAVSGVFLAPAIACSFIVVDRHAPQGTVTEAFSWLVTTFGVGAAAGTAVAGPAVELGGTTWSFAVAGAGGVAALLVLLATGRVLAVPGRTAVAVQGSENDRNGAVEPGFSSGHQA, encoded by the coding sequence ATGGCCGCGGGATTTCTGGACATCCTCCGGGCGCGGCACGCCGCCCGGCTGCTGGCAGGGACCCTGGTGGGGCGGCTCCCGAGCGGCACCGCCCATATCGCAATCGTGCTGTTCACCCGGGCCGAGGGCGGCAGCTACACCCTCGCCGGTGCGCTCGCGGCCGTGTACGGGCTGTCCACCGCGGTCGGACAGCCGCTGCTGGGCCGCGCCGTGGACCTGTACGGCCAGCCGCGGGTCCAGCTCCCGGCCTCCGTGGTGTCGGCGCTGGGCATGGCCCTGCTGGCACTGGTGGGCCTGGGGTCGCTGCCGCTGGCCTACGGGGCGGTGATGGTGGCCGGTGTGTTCACCCCGCCGCTGGAGGGCGGTCTACGGGCCCTGTGGCCGAGCGTCCTGGGCGGCGAGGACCGGGTGCACCGGGCGTACGCGATGGACGCCGTCGCCCAGGAGGTCATGTTCACCGTGGGCCCGCTGCTGGTGACGCTGCTGGTCTCCCTCTGGTCGCCCGCCGCCGCTCTGCTCGTCATCAACGCGATAGGGGTCCTGGGGGCGCTTTCCGTGGTCCTCTCCGAGCCCTCCCGTGCCTGGCGTTCCGCGCCTCGTGAGGCGCACTGGCTGGGCGCGCTGCGCTCGCCGGGGCTGCTGGCGCTGCTCGGCTCGTTCTTCTTCGTGGGGCTCGCGCTCGGTTCGATCACGGTGGCCGGGGTGGCGTACGCCGACGATCACGGCCGGGAGTCGGTGTACGGCTGGCTGATGGCCGCGCTCGGGCTGGGTGCGCTGGTCGGTGGTGCGGTGTACGGGGCGCGGCAGTGGGCCGGGGCTCCGGAGCGCCGGCTGCGCGTCATCGTCGCGCTGCTGGCGCTGGGCTATCTGCCGCTGATGCTGACTCCCGGGGTGGTCGCCATGACCGCTCTGGCAGCAGTGTCCGGAGTCTTTCTGGCGCCCGCGATCGCGTGCTCGTTCATCGTGGTCGACCGGCACGCTCCGCAGGGCACGGTGACCGAGGCGTTCTCCTGGCTGGTGACGACGTTCGGAGTGGGTGCGGCGGCGGGAACGGCCGTGGCAGGTCCGGCCGTCGAGTTGGGCGGCACGACGTGGAGCTTTGCCGTCGCGGGGGCCGGCGGGGTGGCGGCGCTGTTGGTCCTGCTTGCCACGGGAAGGGTCCTCGCAGTTCCCGGGCGTACGGCCGTTGCTGTACAAGGATCGGAAAATGATCGAAACGGTGCTGTCGAACCCGGTTTCAGCTCAGGCCATCAGGCGTAA